The Acidobacteriota bacterium genome contains the following window.
CCTCGAATGGGCAGATTCGGACGAATACAATGGCTTGATCGCGAAGAAGTAATATTGAATACAAGTAGAAAGAAAAAAGGGAGAGGATCCAGGTCCTCTCCCTTTTTGTCTTTTTCGCTTTCGCCTACTCGCCAAAAAACAGTCCAAAGAATCCTCTGGCTGGGTTGCAGTTAGTCGGCGTGATCGATCCAAGATTGTACAGCCGAACTAACGTCACGTCCGCTGAGTTGATCGCACCGTCACCGCAGGTTCCATTAACATCGGCCCGATCCCTCTGGCTTTGAGTTTCGGGATTCATGTTCCCGAGTGCAAACTGGCGAAGAATGTTAACATCATTTGCCAGTACCATGCCATCACCGTTAGCTCCGCCGTTAGCGTCAACCACATCGCCTTCCAACGTCGAAACGACCGGGACCGGTGTCGGCGTCGGGGTTGGCGTTGCTGTCGGTGCCGGTGTTGGGGTTGCTGTTGGAGCCGGCGTCGGTGTTGGCGTTGGCGTTACACCTGCCCCGGGAACTGACACTCTAACGGTTAGCGGGCTGCCAGTCTTGTAGAATCCGACCGTGGCACCACCCGCCTGAGGGGCGACGTTTGCATCGAATCTGAAGTTATAGAGTGTTCCCCAGCGAATAGCGTTAGCATTGGCGTTTTGAGCAAGCGTTTCAGAGCTCCAGGTAAGGCTGCCGCCCGCCTGTGATTGGGCCCAGGCTGAATTACTGTATCCCGCGTTGTTCGCAGTGCCGTCAAAGGTCGTCCCCGGATGCTGCGGCGGAGCGTGGAATCCAACATTGCTAATGGTTACGCCAGCTCCAACAGGAATGCTGAATGATTGAATGCCTCGATCCAGGTTCTGGTTATAGACCGCATATTCGTAATGCCACACACCAGGTGATGGATTCGTGACCTTATAACCGACGATCCCGATGCCATCCTGCGTCGGATCCGGTTCGATCGATTCAAACGTCGCACCCGTCCATGCATTGATCGCGGCCTTCTGTCTCACAGTCGAACCGACCGGTGAGAATGTGAACGGGCTGCCCGTTCCGATCACGTTGTACCGGCGGTAAGAAACGTTATTGTTCATGTTGCACTGGCCCGGGTTGGCCTGGCACCACTGATATTCGTGCGGTGTTACGTACTGGCCTTCGGCATAATATGTCGCACCAGGATTCAAGGTCGTGCTCAGGTCGCTGATCTCGGTCCTCATGCGGTGTCCGGCGTTAGAATCGCCTACGTGACCGGTATGCGTATTTACGGAACTAGATGCCGGGAAGAAACCTGTGAAAGGATTAATCCAGGCTCGCGAGCCGAGGCTCGGTCCGGCATTCAGGCTCGCAACATAGGGGTCGGAGCAACCCGAACCGAGCTGTGATC
Protein-coding sequences here:
- a CDS encoding dockerin type I repeat-containing protein, with the translated sequence MLKVFVVSLLSLFTFFGSGSDGLFSGIVSGGQKAQTGTLEKMIVSTGSVSMDLDLNRLSGGAESKRTTLNFDASGDSFFTIMVFNGELRGPMPSSMEIVPRTSMELPAKLAASYGDLVVETLPWGGQYDLVVRDGKTGFIFFNVDGYQLGYDPSEKHFSATTGRLLISPEFAAELGRPSDVGAIVGEIAVSTTMKAIEITNIVEGETQSAVLPAGAGMGPNAGTTPGPDVIVGDVNGLAQFGSATGTQVGLALGTDSCNAGVVNLNWNALPSNDHPVIPQNIYRMSGGATNDQTFEHIGQSSVKHGFTALTQNICGFGCNGTGGSQLGSGCSDPYVASLNAGPSLGSRAWINPFTGFFPASSSVNTHTGHVGDSNAGHRMRTEISDLSTTLNPGATYYAEGQYVTPHEYQWCQANPGQCNMNNNVSYRRYNVIGTGSPFTFSPVGSTVRQKAAINAWTGATFESIEPDPTQDGIGIVGYKVTNPSPGVWHYEYAVYNQNLDRGIQSFSIPVGAGVTISNVGFHAPPQHPGTTFDGTANNAGYSNSAWAQSQAGGSLTWSSETLAQNANANAIRWGTLYNFRFDANVAPQAGGATVGFYKTGSPLTVRVSVPGAGVTPTPTPTPAPTATPTPAPTATPTPTPTPVPVVSTLEGDVVDANGGANGDGMVLANDVNILRQFALGNMNPETQSQRDRADVNGTCGDGAINSADVTLVRLYNLGSITPTNCNPARGFFGLFFGE